The region GTAGAGTTGAACATTTGTGGAAAATCATTTAGCTTGTATTTTATATTCGATACATTGGAATTGAACCGGAAGGGTAGTTTATGTGCACTACggcatcacgcacagccttttctCCGCAACAAGTCAATTCGATGGAAACCCCTCTCTGGTAGGAAAAtgcgcatattgtttttatgcacaTTTTGTCTAtgttcacatgaaaatctgtcgccaaatGGATGGTGGCACCAATGTGAGGGTATTTGGCAGgagaaacggtgttgcagtagccTATTGTGTGGTGTGGGAATAATAACATGCAAACCTGAAAAAGGAAAATGGACCGTGGAATTTAAGTGTACCAAACTCAGACCACTTCTGGAGATGGTCTCAGTTCGGTTCGCTACAGGGCTCTTTTCTAAGGGTCTGAGTTCCTTTGGAGCATTAACACTGCACAGAAAATTAAGCGAACAGCACTGAGTTCACGAAAGTTGTCTGAAAGGGACCAAGTGTGATAACACCCTAACAAACGTGTCTTTTCAGAAACATTGTGACAGAGGAGACGCAATAACTCGGGAACAGGGTCTGACACTACTGAAGTGGTGCTACGTGGAGAGTCACAAACTATTACAGAAAATACAAGGTGCAATATCTAAGATGGCATTTAATTTAAGCTAGCACCCCCCCAAAAAGTATTCTACAGATAAGtctcccctcaccccccccctccctcacctctctccatccaccccacCTTCCCTcaactcctctccatccctttccgCCCCCTCACCTCCCTTCCCCTCCAGGTGTACTTGCTGTGCCGGCCCATGTCCAGTTGGAGTTGACAGTGGTGTATAACTGCTGTCTGTTCTCCTTCAGTCAGACACAACTCACTGAGGCAGAGCATCTCCTCACACACAGCCTGGAGAGAGGTATgaaacacacgcacactcacacaggtaggaaacacacacatctatctTTGCcctcttcccccatctctctcacctCACCCCCTATACTTTTTGCAGCTCTCGGTGCTGTAGGTTGTGATCGTCCACCTCCCAACCCCCCAGTGTTCTGGTGTATGGTTCTAAAGTCCCTGGGTTCCACACCTTCCCTGCGCTCCTGTGCTCTGCATCTGCTCTGTCTGAGCTGGGCTCTCTGGCTGTCTACCTGCAGACTGGGGCACATACAGGAGCtgcaggtagtgtgtgtgtgtgaccaaccTGTTAGTGGATTTCTCTGTGTGTAAAACACTAGGATTGGCGTATTAGGTCATGATGAAGTAATCAGAAATGAGGTCTTGAAACAATAGTTCTTTACTGTTACACACTGACATCACATCACAAATATTCATGTTTTTCTGGTTCCTGTCTGCAGGAAGAGCTGCAATCGCTCTCTGAGGGACTGGGGGCAGTAGAGGTGGCTGTGGAGAGGAGTGCAGTCAGGCCAGCGGTGCTAGTGCACCCCAGGGATCTAAAAGACCTCCTTCTCATCTGCACTGTCATCGCTCAAGGTCGGAACCATTCAGAGCTCCCCATGCTGGTTAGATTAACCCTTACCTGTCCAAGGTCAGAGAGGTTTAACCCTTACCTGTCCTTACCTTTGCAGGTGCTGAGCTGCTGTGTGAGGGGCGGTGTTCAGAGGCCCTGACTGTTCTTCAGAGAGACCCCTCCCCATTGGCCCCCAGAGAACTGCTGGCCCAGATACACACTCTCACAGGCCTCTGCCTCAGCCGCACGGTAAAAACACACACCTCACAAGCCCTTCAGAcgcatggtgagagagagagtgatgacaACTGAGATGTGTTTATGTGCAGGGTCGTCCACACAGTGCTATGCAGTGTTATAGGAAGGCGTTGGAGACGGacgtgaggtgtgtgtgtgcactgcacCAGAGCATCCTGGTCTACAGGCAGTTGGGAAACACACAAGCAGAGATCCAGGCTCTACGTCTGCTACACTCAGTGAGTGACACACACAGATTAAAGGCATCTGTCTGAGGCAGTAGTTGACTGAGATGTGATGGGTCTTGTGTCTGTGCCAGGTTCTGATAATGCCACCTGCCACCCAGCCTGCTGTGGCCCCACCTATCATCTGTCCCGCCTCTCTGCTCCCTGGCCAATCCCTATCCAGCCTGCTTTCTGTCCCCTCCCCCCTCAGCGTACTACACAGTCTGGCTCAGAAGTGTGTGCTCCATGGAAGGCAAGTTCCCAGATAGCCAACATTGTCGACATACCTCCTAGGAACGTCTTCAGATCTGAGAGGGTTGAATTTGTACGGCTGTTGTTTATCTTGTAGTGTGCTATCCTAtggttgtgtgttttgttgtAGTGTGTCAGAGGGTGTAGAGCACTACCTGGACCTCCTAGCTGCTCTTCAGTCAGATCACCAGCTGTCTCAGGGGTTCTCTGAGGCCCCTTCGCTCCCCAGGTTACCTGAGCTCTACCTGGAGGCTGGCTCCTCCCTGCTGACGGCCCAGCGGCCTACAGACTGCCTGGCACTTTGTGATGAAGTCATCAGTATGACTCTGGAGCTGCTCCCAGAGAGGCTGTTGCTGGAGGAGCCCATGGAGGCATCTGTGCCTGGGTCTCCAGACAAGCTGGGGTTAGGCCAGGACCGGCTGGGTGTGGTGCTGTGGTCTGGGGCTGCCTACCTTCTCCAGGCCCACTGTTACTCCCACCTCAAGGACTGGAAGCAGGCTGTCACCCACTACACCAGGTGAGCCTCATATCGCGGGCctccccgggtggcgcagtggataagggcgctgtactgcagctgtgccatcagaaactctgggttcgtgcccaggctctgtcgtaaccggccgctaccgggaggtccgtggggcgacgcacaattggcctagcgtcgtccggtttagggagggcttggccggtagggatgtccttgtctcatcgcgcaccagcgactcctgtggtgggccgggctaACCaaagttgccaggtgcacagtgtttcctccgacacattggtgcggctggcttccgggttggatgcgcgctgtgttaagaagaaagtgcggcttggttgggttgtgtatcggaggacgcatgactttcaaccttcgtctctcccgagcccgtacgggagttgtagcgatgagacaagatagtagctactaaaataattggataccacgaaattggggagaaaaagggtaaaattcaacaacaaaaaagtcttATATCGCATCACACTTCACCCACTGCGCCAGGTGAGTCTCATATCGCATCACACTGCACCAGGTGAGTCTCATATCGCATCACACTGCACCCACTGCGCCAGGTGAGTCTCATATCGCATCACACTGCACCAGGTGAGTCTCATATCGCATCACACTGCACCCACTGCGCCAGGTGAGTCTCATATCGCATCACACTGCACCCACTGCGCCAGGTGAGTCTCATATCGCATCACACTTCACCCACTGCGCCAGGTGAGTCTCATATCGCATCACACTGCACCAGGTGAGTCTCATATCGCATCACACTGCACCCACTGCGCCAGGTGAGTCTCATATCGCATCACACTTCACCCACTGCGCCAGGTGAGTCTCATATCGCATCACACTTCACCCACTGCGCCAGGTGAGTCTCATATCGCATCACACTTCACCCACTGCGCCAGGTGAGTCTCATATCGCATCACACTGCACCAGGTGAAGCTCACATCGCATCACATCAACATAGAAGTTCCCATTAGACTGGTCGGGTTACCGACTCCACCAGGTGAGCATCAGTCCTTACACCTGAGTGCTGAAACTGTGTCTTCTAGTTCTGAaggagtgtgtgttgtgtttcaggtGCATCAACCTGCTGATGAAGGTGTCTGTTAAACAGAAAGGTGAGTATTCAGACTGGCCACTTGGACATATGTCAATTGATGTTGTATGTTTGTTGATTTGTCTTGACGTGTGTTGTGTTGCAGGCTGTGTGAAGCAGGAGCTAGGTGTTAGGACCCTGCAGAGGCTGAAAGGGCTGGCTCTGGCAGGGAGAGGAATCAGCTTCACACACAGAGACCAGAAGAGGGAATCCCTGAGAGACCTACAGCTCAGCCTGCAGGCTGCACCAGGCAACTACAGGGTTAAATTGTCTTTATGTAGACTAGTATCTAGTAAGTAATACATGATTGTAATCCAGCCCCTGGGTGTGCATACAGGGTGTGCGAGCGCTGGGCTGTGGCTGACTGAGGTGCTGTGGAggctggggaggagacaggaggctgcagcCTTTTGGGAGAAGAGCCAGAGCTCCAGCACAGCTCCATCATTAGAGTAAGATGACATCAGTGGTACAAATGATCACCTGGATTTACTCGCAATACAAATGGAAAAACATGTAGAAAAACATTGTTATGAGTAGAAAATTGAGAGTTATaggtgtcatttgagacacatCCTAACCCTCTGTTTGTCTGCGTTCTCTCCTTCCAGAGGTGTTCCCCTGTACCTGCTGGACCCCCAGACTGGCCCCTCCCTGGACCTCACTGACCTCCAACGCAGAGTGGAGGAGTTCATCAACGCTCAGCACAGCTAGGGTGTGTCTCCAGAAACACTGGCGTGTCCACATAAGTTCTGGGATGTCTTCATAAGGCTTAGTAAGCCCTGTACCTGGGACAAGCTGGTTTTACCCACCCGACATAGTGTGAGGTTCATATCCTGGCTGAAATGGAGTTCCAATTAAGTGGAGTTGGAACTCTGTTAACCTCTGAAGCCCAGCCAAGATTTTGGAGGATGGTCACTCGAGACTAGAACTCTGTAGACCAACTGTGCCACTGTGAGCCGTAGCCACACTGCCTGGCGAGGCAGTTGCCTGTCCTGTTCCGCATACAGAAGGAATAGGACAGGCAACTCTTTGGGAATGCCACAGTGCTCTGTCTGAGTGACTTATGTAAAAATGTGTCAGTAGTACATTATAGTGATATGACAAATATGATACGGTGTTGCCATATTTCtgtaaatatgtttaaaaaatatatatatttttaatttactCAGCACCATAAAGATTGTGGTTTATCTCTTCTGTGTCAGTTATTGTTTTAATGACTGTTCAGTGTGGGAGATTTAGCAAGCTCCTGTTACTGGTAAAAACAACTGTCTCTCTGTTATGCTATTAGGATGAACTTGTGCTATAAGGTTAGATCAAGAGAGCTAATGTTATAAAGCAACACAGTGATTATATACAGTCAGCGTGATATGGGGGATTGCACTTATTTTACGCCCCAGCAAACCGAGGCAGAGTCGAGATATGGACCAGAGAATAGACCGATAATGCCACTAAATCGGTTTCAATAAATCGAGTGCATCTGCCTTGTCGCCATAACCTCAACGCGGTGCACTCTGATTGGAACATAGTAGTTTAATGACAGGTGCATTAGCCAATGGGTCTGAGCACATGGATGTCGCCCACTAACTGTCTGTGAATCCAATTGGTCAACAATTTCACAACGTTCTAGAATATGTTAAAACGGCCTATGTGATTGGGTTCTCAAATGTAGTGTCTCGTTATGCATCAATTTGAGAGCTCTAGTCCATAACAGTAGCAATTGGACCTGAAGAGATCGGTGTGAAGTTACTTTGCCAGTGACGCTTCACAAATAGCGAGCTACTTTTTATTTATACATACTATTTCAGTAGTACCATGGCCTCGGGAGGAGAGTAAGTAGAAATGTGTTACCAGTTGCCTAACTACTGTTAGCTAAACAGCCAACACATCTAGAAAAGTGTATTTTCACAAGCGTGTTACTAAACTCGAGTATTATACCTCAgctaaggttagctagctagttagcgtatATGTCATGCCCTACTAACGTTACGAATGAACTTGGCTAGCTAACGTATGAGTTAATGTAAAGTGTAATTGGGACCAGTTTGACAAACGTTTGTAGGTAggcagttaacgttagctagctaagttacgCTGTGTCAAGCTAAGTTTGCTGGGCCTACCGGCACATTTTACTAACTAGCCTGTGACACGCTGGCCTCCAGGCTTGACAAGCTCATCCAACGATCATGATGATAAATTAGAGTCAGGAAATGTCTAAGTTACTGCAAACCCAATTCGTTAAACGTTACTAGTTAGCCAACTCGCTAGCTACGTAACGTTAGGTAACGTAAGTGGCTAGCTAACTCAAAGCTGGGTGAAAATGTCGGCCTTGTCACTGGCTTAGCTAACATACTAGCCTAACGTTACTAGCCTAGCTAACTAATACACGGTTAGTGTTATGAAGGTTTAGGAGTATGGCATATTGCGAAAATGTAAACTAGATATCTAGCTAATGCAATAAGGTTTATATACcgaactagctaacgttagctacatcaATGTTTTAGCTGGTTTAAATAGCCGTAGCTTGCCAGCTCGGGATCCCAAAAGTTGTCCTTTTGCTGTGTCATCTGCTCACTGCTACTGAGCTAACGGTAGCTAGTTAGCCAACATTTGCTAGCTGGCGATGAATTAACAGTATTTATGCCGAGCTATTTAACATTAGCATAGTTGACTAGCTGACTACTAAAATTACGTTTCTAAATAATCTGAATAAGACAAGGACTAAATGTTTATGGAGTAACAACTGCGAATTATCTGACGGTCAGCTTTGAGTTTTAATTTGTCGCTTTTGTTTCTGTTTGAACTAGATCCAAAAATGATGACCTTTCCACTGCGATTCTGAAGCAGAAGACCAGACCAAACAGATTGATTGTCGATGAATCCATCAATGAGGACAAcagtgtggtctctctctctcaggtaggCTTAAAATACAGGTCATTGTGTTCACGTTTAGAATCCCAGAATGTGATTATTTTATTATGTGTTATTTTGATAGTGCTGCTTGTGTGGAAAATATCTGGTTCTGCGGTCTACGTATTTAGTACACTTAGTGAAATTAATGTCATCCGTGCTCTGTTTTTAGGCAAAGATGGATGAGCTGCAGCTGTTCCGTGGCGACACAGTGCTGATGAAGGGGAAGAAGCGCAGGGAGTCTGTGTGTATTGTCCTGTCTGACGACACCTGCTCTGATGAGAAGGTCCGCATGAACCGTGTGGTCCGCAACAATCTCCGTGTCCGTCTGGGGGATGTCATCAGGTATGCGCACACACAACTGTATATTAACCGGATGGCGCCGATAGATGGCAGCTTCGCttcaagtccttaggaaactgcAGTATTTAAATTTTTTGTTTGTATTTCTTAACTTGATTGCCCAGAAAACAACCTtaggtgttattacatacagacgGGAATAACTATTGGCAATCAGAGAgatgtcaacttaccagcactacgaccaggaatacgactttcccaaagcagATGCAGACAAAGGTGTCTGCAcctcccagggcatttgaactgattagAGGGCTACCAAAACATCACCATCGGAGGAGATGGTGCCAGAGTGTTCTTCCAGTGAGGCTTCGGATACACGCACACCACCCAtagcttccgagtatattactcgctaatgtccagtccctagttaaCAAAGTCGACGAAAATAGGGAaagagttgctttccaaagagGGATCTGGGATGGTAACATACTGTTTCACGGCGACATggctagctggggacatgctgtcGGAGTCCATACAACCAACGGGATTTTCAGTGCATCGAACAAACGTCCGgtaagaagggtgggggtgtatgtatcatgattaacgactcgtggtgtaattgtaacaacatagaAGAGCTGAAGTCCTTTTGTtgacctgacctagaattcctcacaatcaaatgctgaccgtattatctcccaagagaattctcctcggttatcgtcacagccgtgtatatccccccacaagcggataccaagacggccatcaaggaacttcactggcctttatgcaaactggaaaccatatctCCTGAAGCTACATTTACTGTAGCTGGGGATTAGAACAAAGCTTatctgagaacaaggctacctaaattctatcagtaCATCGATTGcagtacacaaacacactcgaccactgctactctaacttccgcgatgcatacaaggccctcccctgctctccttttggtaaatctgaccattactcccttcctataggcataAACTAAAATGGGAAGCGCCTGTGCTTATTTCTATCCAATGCTGGTCTGACAATCGGATTCCACACcaagattgcttcaatcacgtgaactgggatatgttccgggtagcttcagacaataacattgatgtatacactaAGGAAGTGTATAGAAGATTTTGccgcatttgcgcaaaactgaaagcatgtaGCATTTAAGCatggcgactggaaacatgaccgaatacagtaattattccctccgtaaggcaatcaaatgAGCAATTCAACTGCTCAAACATGAGACttgtgtggcagggtctacagacaatcaaagAGAACCAGCCGTGTCacggacatcgacgtcttgctcccagataaATTAAACAACTTTGCgcggtgagtaaaacatttaaaccttgttaaccctcgcaaggctgcctgcccagacagcatccctagtcacatcctcagagcatgcgcagactggCTGGCGTGTTTACGGACATAATCAATCAATCCcgatcccagtctgctgtctccacatgcttcaagatggccaccattgatCCTGTTCCAAAGAAAGctaaggaatacctatgtaagaatgctgttcattgcctacagctcagcattcaacaccatagtaccctcaactcATCATTTAAGCTTGAGactctgggtctcgaccctgctcTGGGCAACTTGGtcctggacttcatgacgggctgcccccaggtggtcaAGGTAGGAAACAACGTCTCCTCTCCGCTGATtctcaacaccggggccccacaaggatttgttctcagctctctcctgttctccctgttcacccacaactgtgtggccatgcacgcctccaactcaatcaagtttgcagacgatacCAGGGtgttaggcttgattaccaacaatgacgagacagcctacagggaggaggtgagggccctcggtgtggtgtcaggaaaataacctcagtcaatgtcagcaaaacagaatgtggatttcaggaaacagcagagggagtaccccactatccacattgatgggacagcaTTGAAGGGGGACAGTCTTATGTTCCTCGGTGTAAACTGACTGAaacggtccacacacacacacacactgacagtgtggtgaaggcgcaacaacgcctcttcaacctcaggagggtgGGAAAAAATATGGGTTGTCACtgaaaaccctcaaacttttacaggtacacaattgagagcatcctgttgggctgtatcactgcctggtatgccaactgcaccgccctcaaccgcagggctttccagagggtggtgcattcTGCACAACACATACTATCTGCCCTTCAGGACAACTAtaacacctgatgtcacaggaaggcaaaaagatcatcaaggacaataatcACCCGAGTCACTACCTATTTACcctgcttccatccagaaggcggtcagtacaggtgcatcagagctgggacagagagagaggagctgtttttcaatctcaaggccatcagactgtgaaACGGTCACCACTAGCACAGATATCATCGGcctctttaataaatggaacactagtcactttaataatgccacttttaaATTATATACACATACAAGATATGTGAACATACTTTATCCTTCACAATCTATTGGGTCTTAGCTGCTCTGTCGCTGCTCATCCATAtgttatacttatatattctcattcctttactagattgtatCAGgtttagttgtggaattgttagatactgctgcactgtcggatctagaagcataagcatttcgctacactcgcaataatatctgctaaccttgtgtatgtgaccTATACGATTTGATTTATATAAATATTACCAAAGCAAATTGAGATTAGTGACGTTTCTCCTTCTACAGTATTCAGCCGTGTCCTGATGTAAAGTATGGGAAGAGGATTCATGTTCTGCCTATTGATGACACAGTCGAAGGGATCACTGGCAACCTGTTTGAGGTCTACCTAAAACCCTATTTCCTAGAGGCCTACAGGCCCATCCGCAAGGGTCAGTACACACACCTGTTACCATTCATTTTGTTTCCAAAGTAAGACTGAACAATGGAGTTTGTTCCGTATTTAATtctgtgatgtcattgtgtgtAGGTGATATCTTCCTGGTTCGGGGGGGTATGCGTGCGGTGGAGTTCAAGGTGGTAGAGACCGACCCCAACCCCTACTGCATCGTCGCCCCAGATACAGTCATCCACTGCGAGGGCGAGCCTATCAGGAGAGAGGTGGGTCACAACCTTCCCCATCGCTTGT is a window of Oncorhynchus kisutch isolate 150728-3 linkage group LG3, Okis_V2, whole genome shotgun sequence DNA encoding:
- the fancg gene encoding Fanconi anemia group G protein isoform X1; protein product: MSRVSAPCLLDRWTEENNAIVDKWKKHCDRGDAITREQGLTLLKWCYVESHKLLQKIQGVLAVPAHVQLELTVVYNCCLFSFSQTQLTEAEHLLTHSLERALGAVGCDRPPPNPPVFWCMVLKSLGSTPSLRSCALHLLCLSWALWLSTCRLGHIQELQEELQSLSEGLGAVEVAVERSAVRPAVLVHPRDLKDLLLICTVIAQGAELLCEGRCSEALTVLQRDPSPLAPRELLAQIHTLTGLCLSRTGRPHSAMQCYRKALETDVRCVCALHQSILVYRQLGNTQAEIQALRLLHSVLIMPPATQPAVAPPIICPASLLPGQSLSSLLSVPSPLSVLHSLAQKCVLHGSVSEGVEHYLDLLAALQSDHQLSQGFSEAPSLPRLPELYLEAGSSLLTAQRPTDCLALCDEVISMTLELLPERLLLEEPMEASVPGSPDKLGLGQDRLGVVLWSGAAYLLQAHCYSHLKDWKQAVTHYTRCINLLMKVSVKQKGCVKQELGVRTLQRLKGLALAGRGISFTHRDQKRESLRDLQLSLQAAPGCASAGLWLTEVLWRLGRRQEAAAFWEKSQSSSTAPSLEGVPLYLLDPQTGPSLDLTDLQRRVEEFINAQHS
- the fancg gene encoding Fanconi anemia group G protein isoform X2, with the protein product MVLKSLGSTPSLRSCALHLLCLSWALWLSTCRLGHIQELQEELQSLSEGLGAVEVAVERSAVRPAVLVHPRDLKDLLLICTVIAQGAELLCEGRCSEALTVLQRDPSPLAPRELLAQIHTLTGLCLSRTGRPHSAMQCYRKALETDVRCVCALHQSILVYRQLGNTQAEIQALRLLHSVLIMPPATQPAVAPPIICPASLLPGQSLSSLLSVPSPLSVLHSLAQKCVLHGSVSEGVEHYLDLLAALQSDHQLSQGFSEAPSLPRLPELYLEAGSSLLTAQRPTDCLALCDEVISMTLELLPERLLLEEPMEASVPGSPDKLGLGQDRLGVVLWSGAAYLLQAHCYSHLKDWKQAVTHYTRCINLLMKVSVKQKGCVKQELGVRTLQRLKGLALAGRGISFTHRDQKRESLRDLQLSLQAAPGCASAGLWLTEVLWRLGRRQEAAAFWEKSQSSSTAPSLEGVPLYLLDPQTGPSLDLTDLQRRVEEFINAQHS